Below is a window of Verrucomicrobiia bacterium DNA.
GGGGCGCAACTCCACTTCACCTGGAGGGTTTGCGACCTGGGCGGTGGGAGTTCGTTTTGCGGCGAGATGGGTATGAGCCCGCGCGAGTCGCTTTAGAGGTCGCTGCCAATCAAACCAATTCATTCGGCACTAATCTGGTGAGTAGCAGCTACGTGTGGGCCATGGAGGCTGCACGCCAATATCTGAAAGCGGCTGATTACCGGCGGGCCTTAGAAGCAAGCGGCGAAGCCCTCGTCGCGAACCCCGGTGATCTCGATGCTGTGGCCATCCAACGAGAAGCCACGAAGCAGGGAAGTCTGGTCCGGGCCAATGCGCTCGCGGGTAAGGGTGATTACAAGGGAGCTGTCGGCGAGATTGAAGTGGCTGTGCTCACTTTGCCGGAAGATGTGGAACTGAAGCAATTGATGACGGATTACCGGACGCGCGAGCAGGATCGGGCGGAACGGCGGCGGCAAGAACAGACGAGCCATGCGACGGTGATTTTCAAAGCCATGTTGGGGAATAATCGTGATGCGAGCCTATTTGAACATCACGAACTCAAATCGGGGAAACCATTCGAGGAAGTGGAATCAGCTATCCGTACTGCGTTCCAGAACGTGCAACCGGCGTTTACCGTCAACGAACTCAAATCGCCCGAAGCAGACGTGTTCATTCTGGAAGCCAAACAGCAACTACCCGGCGGAATGCGCCAGTGTTTGATCGTCGGCGGGCAGACCTTTCCCGACGAAACTCAAATCTTCTATGAAGTGCTGGAATATGCGACGGGACAGACAACCAACATAGGGATTGTATCCGTCAAAAGCGATTTCATTATGACCCCGATTCATCCATCGCGTATCGAGCAGATGACCAGTACACTCCGAGGTCAAGTTGAAGAGGGAATTCGGATGGTGACGAGACTGCTGCAGGGGGCGGTTGAGTAGGGAGCGATTTCGGATTTGTAAAAGCCGAACATGGAGCCGAATTCAGTGGTGCGCTTTGAGCCGGGTCGGACACGCAAGTGTCTATTAGGTTTTTCCTGATTTATTACAGTGGTTCCCTCGGAGGCTTGGACCGCAGGGGGCATTACTATGGACTGATTTTCAGTGGATAATCCTCATCGGGTGCGTCAGGCGAACGGAAGATGGGTTTGTTGC
It encodes the following:
- a CDS encoding PEGA domain-containing protein, whose amino-acid sequence is MNLDTSIPSTPPKSRLQHWLRVLRPLVWWGILILVLYTYRLHQRLSAQTRLTFSFTLEGQPLGYGATARLDGRGVLSGEPIAIGQHTFSVYHPKAVTFSTNLFVWYGQHDFGEIVLKRAAGTLAIQADPPAALLTIRGPEFTVTLTNSTGMSREVPTDLYRVEATYRHWQGAQELAVLPNSVATWRCVPRIGNLQMACNKTGATFELLNADGTVLESGDLPSTINDLPVGSYKVIAVHHDNRQEVSGFVETGMTRNIKVEFVYGAADLETKPSGATVESSNGQSWGATPLHLEGLRPGRWEFVLRRDGYEPARVALEVAANQTNSFGTNLVSSSYVWAMEAARQYLKAADYRRALEASGEALVANPGDLDAVAIQREATKQGSLVRANALAGKGDYKGAVGEIEVAVLTLPEDVELKQLMTDYRTREQDRAERRRQEQTSHATVIFKAMLGNNRDASLFEHHELKSGKPFEEVESAIRTAFQNVQPAFTVNELKSPEADVFILEAKQQLPGGMRQCLIVGGQTFPDETQIFYEVLEYATGQTTNIGIVSVKSDFIMTPIHPSRIEQMTSTLRGQVEEGIRMVTRLLQGAVE